A DNA window from Etheostoma spectabile isolate EspeVRDwgs_2016 chromosome 22, UIUC_Espe_1.0, whole genome shotgun sequence contains the following coding sequences:
- the tmem108 gene encoding transmembrane protein 108 isoform X1, translated as MKTSLQVLRCQLLSVLAFLALPVGLVSSAQELSLSQTYQDSVSMAGSHRSPLSAPEPPRLELNREGSSSGEWSSKGGNQPSNIILPTVALHPFALLHTTHTSSQAHDDPPIHDKNTVSPNPVSAESYINQPPEPSSDIIQGHMHKLVRVPQVQSPVSVSTNQASTSAPNIDMETTARGTPNPLTLLSSSVSDRGDTIAAHHITPQKLGVKEPSDPTRQHVEDVERPSIFSSSMNPAPGLKLREHAQGAAHHAITLREVHAVNEPPTDPLVLKLKQESVTPVESPPENLTSTMSTPALSTEPGLKTQNPTILPNNLTAPHETTAEEGHGHGTDNSSLGHWLGNVTAYGGLLSNSSSVEDAHAQGNSSELPSTASRNFLNRLVPVTTQDPWAPGNSSSPTVESPLSRMTICLSRMDIVWIVLAISVPVSSCSVLLTVCCMRRKKKSSSQENNLSYWNNAITMDYFSRHAVELPREIHTLESEERDAEDQDTCLPPNGDYSGSSVVLVNPFCQETLFINRDKASAI; from the exons ATGAAGACAAGCCTGCAGGTCCTGCGCTGCCAGCTGCTGA GTGTTCTAGCATTCCTAGCACTGCCAGTAGGACTGGTGTCATCAGCACAGGAGCTGTCCCTCAGCCAGACATACCAGGACTCTGTCTCCATGGCAGGCTCCCACAGAAGCCCCCTTTCTGCCCCCGAACCTCCCCGTCTGGAATTAAATCGTGAAGGCTCCAGTAGTGGGGAATGGTCATCCAAAGGAGGCAATCAACCCTCAAACATTATTCTCCCAACTGTCGCCCTCCACCCTTTTGCCTTGCTTCACACAACCCATACTTCCAGTCAGGCTCATGACGACCCTCCCATTCATGACAAAAATACTGTCTCCCCAAACCCTGTGAGTGCTGAAAGTTACATAAATCAGCCCCCGGAGCCAAGCTCTGATATAATCCAGGGCCACATGCACAAATTGGTCAGGGTACCTCAAGTTCAAAGCCCAGTTAGTGTCAGCACTAACCAGGCCAGCACATCGGCCCCAAATATAGATATGGAAACTACTGCTAGAGGAACTCCAAACCCCCTGACTCTTCTGTCCAGCTCTGTATCAGACAGAGGAGATACGATCGCTGCACACCACATAACGCCTCAGAAGTTGGGTGTAAAAGAACCCTCCGACCCCACCCGGCAACATGTGGAAGATGTCGAGCGTCCCTCCATTTTCTCTTCATCGATGAACCCTGCGCCAGGCCTGAAACTCAGGGAGCATGCTCAGGGCGCCGCGCACCACGCCATCACCCTGCGGGAGGTGCATGCAGTAAACGAGCCCCCCACTGATCCACTAGTGTTAAAGCTGAAGCAGGAGTCTGTCACTCCAGTCGAGAGCCCACCTGAGAATCTAACTTCCACCATGTCCACTCCAGCGCTGTCCACTGAGCCCGGCCTCAAGACACAGAATCCAACAATCCTCCCAAATAACCTCACTGCACCCCACGAGACCACCGCTGAGGAGGGTCATGGGCATGGTACAGACAATTCCTCGCTGGGACACTGGTTGGGGAATGTGACTGCATATGGAGGGCTGCTCTCTAACAGCAGCTCAGTTGAGGATGCTCATGCTCAGGGGAACAGCTCGGAGCTCCCTTCCACAGCCAGCAGGAACTTCCTGAACAGGCTGGTGCCTGTCACCACCCAGGACCCCTGGGCGCCCGGCAACAGCTCAAGCCCCACCGTTGAATCCCCGCTGTCCCGCATGACCATCTGCTTGAGCAGGATGGATATTGTGTGGATCGTGCTAGCCATCAGCGTGCCTGTGTCCTCATGCT CTGTGCTTTTGACTGTGTGCTGtatgaggaggaagaagaagtcaTCAAGTCAGGAGAACAACCTCAGCTACTGGAACAACGCCATCACCATGGACTACTTCAGCAGGCACGCTGTGGAGCTGCCCAGAGAGATACACACCCTGGAGAGTGAG GAGAGAGACGCTGAG GATCAGGACACCTGTCTACCCCCTAACGGAGACTACAGCGGCAGCAGCGTGGTCCTAGTTAACCCTTTCTGCCAGGAGACCCTCTTCATCAACAGAGACAAAGCTTCTGCCATCTAG
- the tmem108 gene encoding transmembrane protein 108 isoform X3: MKTSLQVLRCQLLSVLAFLALPVGLVSSAQELSLSQTYQDSVSMAGSHRSPLSAPEPPRLELNREGSSSGEWSSKGGNQPSNIILPTVALHPFALLHTTHTSSQAHDDPPIHDKNTVSPNPVSAESYINQPPEPSSDIIQGHMHKLVRVPQVQSPVSVSTNQASTSAPNIDMETTARGTPNPLTLLSSSVSDRGDTIAAHHITPQKLGVKEPSDPTRQHVEDVERPSIFSSSMNPAPGLKLREHAQGAAHHAITLREVHAVNEPPTDPLVLKLKQESVTPVESPPENLTSTMSTPALSTEPGLKTQNPTILPNNLTAPHETTAEEGHGHGTDNSSLGHWLGNVTAYGGLLSNSSSVEDAHAQGNSSELPSTASRNFLNRLVPVTTQDPWAPGNSSSPTVESPLSRMTICLSRMDIVWIVLAISVPVSSCSVLLTVCCMRRKKKSSSQENNLSYWNNAITMDYFSRHAVELPREIHTLESEERDAEVGSCVGCPW; encoded by the exons ATGAAGACAAGCCTGCAGGTCCTGCGCTGCCAGCTGCTGA GTGTTCTAGCATTCCTAGCACTGCCAGTAGGACTGGTGTCATCAGCACAGGAGCTGTCCCTCAGCCAGACATACCAGGACTCTGTCTCCATGGCAGGCTCCCACAGAAGCCCCCTTTCTGCCCCCGAACCTCCCCGTCTGGAATTAAATCGTGAAGGCTCCAGTAGTGGGGAATGGTCATCCAAAGGAGGCAATCAACCCTCAAACATTATTCTCCCAACTGTCGCCCTCCACCCTTTTGCCTTGCTTCACACAACCCATACTTCCAGTCAGGCTCATGACGACCCTCCCATTCATGACAAAAATACTGTCTCCCCAAACCCTGTGAGTGCTGAAAGTTACATAAATCAGCCCCCGGAGCCAAGCTCTGATATAATCCAGGGCCACATGCACAAATTGGTCAGGGTACCTCAAGTTCAAAGCCCAGTTAGTGTCAGCACTAACCAGGCCAGCACATCGGCCCCAAATATAGATATGGAAACTACTGCTAGAGGAACTCCAAACCCCCTGACTCTTCTGTCCAGCTCTGTATCAGACAGAGGAGATACGATCGCTGCACACCACATAACGCCTCAGAAGTTGGGTGTAAAAGAACCCTCCGACCCCACCCGGCAACATGTGGAAGATGTCGAGCGTCCCTCCATTTTCTCTTCATCGATGAACCCTGCGCCAGGCCTGAAACTCAGGGAGCATGCTCAGGGCGCCGCGCACCACGCCATCACCCTGCGGGAGGTGCATGCAGTAAACGAGCCCCCCACTGATCCACTAGTGTTAAAGCTGAAGCAGGAGTCTGTCACTCCAGTCGAGAGCCCACCTGAGAATCTAACTTCCACCATGTCCACTCCAGCGCTGTCCACTGAGCCCGGCCTCAAGACACAGAATCCAACAATCCTCCCAAATAACCTCACTGCACCCCACGAGACCACCGCTGAGGAGGGTCATGGGCATGGTACAGACAATTCCTCGCTGGGACACTGGTTGGGGAATGTGACTGCATATGGAGGGCTGCTCTCTAACAGCAGCTCAGTTGAGGATGCTCATGCTCAGGGGAACAGCTCGGAGCTCCCTTCCACAGCCAGCAGGAACTTCCTGAACAGGCTGGTGCCTGTCACCACCCAGGACCCCTGGGCGCCCGGCAACAGCTCAAGCCCCACCGTTGAATCCCCGCTGTCCCGCATGACCATCTGCTTGAGCAGGATGGATATTGTGTGGATCGTGCTAGCCATCAGCGTGCCTGTGTCCTCATGCT CTGTGCTTTTGACTGTGTGCTGtatgaggaggaagaagaagtcaTCAAGTCAGGAGAACAACCTCAGCTACTGGAACAACGCCATCACCATGGACTACTTCAGCAGGCACGCTGTGGAGCTGCCCAGAGAGATACACACCCTGGAGAGTGAG GAGAGAGACGCTGAGGTTGGATCATGTGTAGGATGCCCCTGGTGA
- the tmem108 gene encoding transmembrane protein 108 isoform X2 → MKTSLQVLRCQLLSVLAFLALPVGLVSSAQELSLSQTYQDSVSMAGSHRSPLSAPEPPRLELNREGSSSGEWSSKGGNQPSNIILPTVALHPFALLHTTHTSSQAHDDPPIHDKNTVSPNPVSAESYINQPPEPSSDIIQGHMHKLVRVPQVQSPVSVSTNQASTSAPNIDMETTARGTPNPLTLLSSSVSDRGDTIAAHHITPQKLGVKEPSDPTRQHVEDVERPSIFSSSMNPAPGLKLREHAQGAAHHAITLREVHAVNEPPTDPLVLKLKQESVTPVESPPENLTSTMSTPALSTEPGLKTQNPTILPNNLTAPHETTAEEGHGHGTDNSSLGHWLGNVTAYGGLLSNSSSVEDAHAQGNSSELPSTASRNFLNRLVPVTTQDPWAPGNSSSPTVESPLSRMTICLSRMDIVWIVLAISVPVSSCSVLLTVCCMRRKKKSSSQENNLSYWNNAITMDYFSRHAVELPREIHTLESEDQDTCLPPNGDYSGSSVVLVNPFCQETLFINRDKASAI, encoded by the exons ATGAAGACAAGCCTGCAGGTCCTGCGCTGCCAGCTGCTGA GTGTTCTAGCATTCCTAGCACTGCCAGTAGGACTGGTGTCATCAGCACAGGAGCTGTCCCTCAGCCAGACATACCAGGACTCTGTCTCCATGGCAGGCTCCCACAGAAGCCCCCTTTCTGCCCCCGAACCTCCCCGTCTGGAATTAAATCGTGAAGGCTCCAGTAGTGGGGAATGGTCATCCAAAGGAGGCAATCAACCCTCAAACATTATTCTCCCAACTGTCGCCCTCCACCCTTTTGCCTTGCTTCACACAACCCATACTTCCAGTCAGGCTCATGACGACCCTCCCATTCATGACAAAAATACTGTCTCCCCAAACCCTGTGAGTGCTGAAAGTTACATAAATCAGCCCCCGGAGCCAAGCTCTGATATAATCCAGGGCCACATGCACAAATTGGTCAGGGTACCTCAAGTTCAAAGCCCAGTTAGTGTCAGCACTAACCAGGCCAGCACATCGGCCCCAAATATAGATATGGAAACTACTGCTAGAGGAACTCCAAACCCCCTGACTCTTCTGTCCAGCTCTGTATCAGACAGAGGAGATACGATCGCTGCACACCACATAACGCCTCAGAAGTTGGGTGTAAAAGAACCCTCCGACCCCACCCGGCAACATGTGGAAGATGTCGAGCGTCCCTCCATTTTCTCTTCATCGATGAACCCTGCGCCAGGCCTGAAACTCAGGGAGCATGCTCAGGGCGCCGCGCACCACGCCATCACCCTGCGGGAGGTGCATGCAGTAAACGAGCCCCCCACTGATCCACTAGTGTTAAAGCTGAAGCAGGAGTCTGTCACTCCAGTCGAGAGCCCACCTGAGAATCTAACTTCCACCATGTCCACTCCAGCGCTGTCCACTGAGCCCGGCCTCAAGACACAGAATCCAACAATCCTCCCAAATAACCTCACTGCACCCCACGAGACCACCGCTGAGGAGGGTCATGGGCATGGTACAGACAATTCCTCGCTGGGACACTGGTTGGGGAATGTGACTGCATATGGAGGGCTGCTCTCTAACAGCAGCTCAGTTGAGGATGCTCATGCTCAGGGGAACAGCTCGGAGCTCCCTTCCACAGCCAGCAGGAACTTCCTGAACAGGCTGGTGCCTGTCACCACCCAGGACCCCTGGGCGCCCGGCAACAGCTCAAGCCCCACCGTTGAATCCCCGCTGTCCCGCATGACCATCTGCTTGAGCAGGATGGATATTGTGTGGATCGTGCTAGCCATCAGCGTGCCTGTGTCCTCATGCT CTGTGCTTTTGACTGTGTGCTGtatgaggaggaagaagaagtcaTCAAGTCAGGAGAACAACCTCAGCTACTGGAACAACGCCATCACCATGGACTACTTCAGCAGGCACGCTGTGGAGCTGCCCAGAGAGATACACACCCTGGAGAGTGAG GATCAGGACACCTGTCTACCCCCTAACGGAGACTACAGCGGCAGCAGCGTGGTCCTAGTTAACCCTTTCTGCCAGGAGACCCTCTTCATCAACAGAGACAAAGCTTCTGCCATCTAG
- the cdv3 gene encoding protein CDV3 homolog isoform X1: MADLPPEKSLDDFFAKRDKKKKKEKGKGKESTTGPTSAVIKKTKREKEKSAKNDNQDAQIEKEDEEWKEFEQKEVDYSGLRLQALQISDEKEEEDYEKEEVGEDGEIILVSGDKVSGPWNKSGAAPAPAAAPVEEVEEPESKPSGVYRPPGARMSTTRRAPTQGPPEIFNDTQFPSLLATAKHVETRKDREMEKTFEVVKHRNRGREETGGASMQQLQLDNQYAILGDK; encoded by the exons ATGGCGGACCTACCACCAGAGAAAAGCCTGGACGATTTCTTTGCCAAGCGggataaaaagaagaagaaagagaaaggtaAGGGCAAGGAGTCCACCACCGGGCCCACGTCGGCTGTGATAAAAAAGAccaagagggagaaggagaaatcggcaaaaaacgaCAATCAAGACGCACAGATTGAAaag GAGGACGAGGAATGGAAAGAGTTTGAGCAGAAAGAAGTGGACTACAGCGGGCTCCGGCTCCAAGCTTTACAGATCAG TGacgagaaagaggaggaggactaCGAGAAGGAGGAGGTTGGTGAGGATGGAGAGATCATTCTGGTCAGCGGAGACAAAGTGTCTGGTCCCTGGAACAAGTCTGGTGCTGCTCCAGCTCCTGCTGCTGCACCTGTGG AGGAAGTAGAAGAGCCGGAGTCGAAGCCTTCTGGTGTTTATCGCCCTCCAGGGGCTCGCATGTCCACCACCAGACGAGCTCCCACCCAAGGGCCTCCTGAGATCTTCAATGATACACAGTTCCCCTCTCTACTGGCCACCGCCAAGCACGTGGAGACACGCAA GGACCGAGAAATGGAGAAGACCTTTGAAGTTGTGAAACACAGGAACCGTGGTAGAGAGGAGACCGGTGGCGCCTCTATGCAGCAGTTGCAGCTTGACAACCAGTACGCCATCCTGGGGGATAAGTAG
- the cdv3 gene encoding protein CDV3 homolog isoform X2: protein MADLPPEKSLDDFFAKRDKKKKKEKGKGKESTTGPTSAVIKKTKREKEKSAKNDNQDAQIEKDEEWKEFEQKEVDYSGLRLQALQISDEKEEEDYEKEEVGEDGEIILVSGDKVSGPWNKSGAAPAPAAAPVEEVEEPESKPSGVYRPPGARMSTTRRAPTQGPPEIFNDTQFPSLLATAKHVETRKDREMEKTFEVVKHRNRGREETGGASMQQLQLDNQYAILGDK, encoded by the exons ATGGCGGACCTACCACCAGAGAAAAGCCTGGACGATTTCTTTGCCAAGCGggataaaaagaagaagaaagagaaaggtaAGGGCAAGGAGTCCACCACCGGGCCCACGTCGGCTGTGATAAAAAAGAccaagagggagaaggagaaatcggcaaaaaacgaCAATCAAGACGCACAGATTGAAaag GACGAGGAATGGAAAGAGTTTGAGCAGAAAGAAGTGGACTACAGCGGGCTCCGGCTCCAAGCTTTACAGATCAG TGacgagaaagaggaggaggactaCGAGAAGGAGGAGGTTGGTGAGGATGGAGAGATCATTCTGGTCAGCGGAGACAAAGTGTCTGGTCCCTGGAACAAGTCTGGTGCTGCTCCAGCTCCTGCTGCTGCACCTGTGG AGGAAGTAGAAGAGCCGGAGTCGAAGCCTTCTGGTGTTTATCGCCCTCCAGGGGCTCGCATGTCCACCACCAGACGAGCTCCCACCCAAGGGCCTCCTGAGATCTTCAATGATACACAGTTCCCCTCTCTACTGGCCACCGCCAAGCACGTGGAGACACGCAA GGACCGAGAAATGGAGAAGACCTTTGAAGTTGTGAAACACAGGAACCGTGGTAGAGAGGAGACCGGTGGCGCCTCTATGCAGCAGTTGCAGCTTGACAACCAGTACGCCATCCTGGGGGATAAGTAG